Genomic DNA from Panthera leo isolate Ple1 chromosome A1, P.leo_Ple1_pat1.1, whole genome shotgun sequence:
tcatgTTGGCTGCAAATAATAAAAGTTGGACTTCTACCTTGCCTATTTGgatgttatgtatgtatgtatatatgttgtcttattgctgaggctaatacttccagtactatgctaaATAGCAATGATGAGAGTgtgcatccttgtcttattcctgactacAGGGGAaagactctcagtttttccccattaagaattatattagctgtgggtcttttgtataggCTTTTAccatattgaggtatgttccataaTTGctattttgttgaaggtttttgtcaagaatggataatgtattttgttagatgctttttctgcatctattgacaggatcatatttttattattctctcctTTATTACTGTGgcatatcacattgattaatttgtgaatatttaaccAGTATtgcagtccaggaataaatcccacttggtcatggtaaataattttttaatgtgcagttgaattcaatttgctaaattttactgagaattttgaATCCATCcttgttcatcaaggatattggcctgcaaTTCTATTCTTTAGTGTGGTctttggctttggaatcaagataatgtaggcttcatagaatgagtttggaagttttccttcctttatatGTTTTCgaaaaatttgagaagaataggtattaactattctttaaatgtctggtagaattcctctgggaagccatgtgCCCCAGGACTTTTATTTGCTGAAAgagttttgataactgattcaagaACATTTTGGACTATTGGTCAGAATATATACTCATGCagaacactatggaggttcctcaagaaactagaaatagaattaccctatgatccagcaattgcactattagatatttacccaacagatataaaaataaaaattcaaagggatacttgtgccccaatatttatagcagcatttccAAAAGTAACCAAATTATTGAAAAAGCCCagatatccattgactgatgaatggacacaatgaaatattaatcatccactaaaaagtatgaaatcttgccatttgcaatgatgtggatagagctgGAATggattatactaagcaaaatgagtcaatcagagaaagacaaataccatatatttgcactcatatgtggaatttaagaaccaaaacagatggacatatggGAATGGGATACAAAAgacaagagagggaaacaaatcacaagagactcttaatgatagaaaacaaactgtgggttgacagagggagatGGGTGTGAGATctgctaaatgggtgatgggcactaaggagggaacttgtgataaacactgggtgtagtatgtaagtgatgaatcactgatttctacagtttcactatgatatattgtggtgttgacctgtttttgttgattttgaagggagttctctgtggctcttgagtttgaatgcctgtttccttccccaaacctgAGAAGTTCTCAGCTACAGTGTGTTTAAATATGCCTTCTGTCCcattttcttgctcttcttcttctgagacatctatgatatggatattgtttaatttcatggaatcacttagttctctaaatcTCTTCTCTTgatctaataatttcctttccatcttttttcaccttcattttttcccataattttattttctatttcacctattctctcctctgctttttttCAATTCTCACTGTCACTGTATCTAGCTCACTTTACATATCAgctatagcattttatttttacctatagcattttaaaattcattttgactAGTTCTTAGTTCTTTGAACTCTGCAGCAAtggtttctctggtgtctctcatgattttttttcaagtatagcTATTAGTCctatgactgttgttctaaattgtttttcaggtatattgtttatatctatttTGAGTAATTCCCTGGATGtcattttttcctggaatttcttttgaggagaattcttccatttcattattttggctagttttctgtcttttacatgttttaaaagtgtGTTATGTGTCCTGTACCTgagagtactactatattaaaaataggTCATACattgcccagggcctggcattccaagaagtgtttctggtgtatgttgTATATCCTCTgctgttgcattttggctgctctatcctaCTAGTCATatctctgcagagctcctccttgattttagtggtggagtgtttggacctttaactaggtgtgctttgatttgtttgttgaattagtcctggaaaaaaaaaaaaaggtaggtggGGAAAAACCTGatccccaaaaaagaaacaagggaaaggggaataagaaaagcaaacagaaaatcataaaactatatggctaattaaaaggaaagagaaaggaaaagaaagaagacaaaatcagaggaaaagagaaaataaggaaaaagaaacaataaaaaagacatatacatgtatttatgtgtgtgtgtgtatatgcatatatatgtatgtatatatatgtatgtgtatatatatacatacatatatatacatacatatatatacatatatatatacatatgtatatatatataaagaaatggcaaaaaaaaaaacccacatcaatAACTATGAGCatgattccagaagaaaaaaaaaagaacaaagaggaaaaaaagaagaagaaaaatttttctgTTGATGCATGGGACTGGTGGTTGTGCTGGTCAGGTGCAGAGTCCAACTGCTTTAGGTCAGTCAGTGATGCTCCAGTAAATAGTTTCCAGGTATCAGGAGTGGGGGTGGTGTAAGCctgtcccacctccactgtgtGTCAATGTGATGCTCTTTGAAGTCCTACTTTGTGGGTGTTGGGGGGAAGATGGCATCACTACAGTCTCTCCTGTACACACCAGGGATCTTCACCatgctgttcaggcagccctcacagaatagcaAGTGTAGTCAGCTCTTCTTGCATGACAATTCTATGCCTTCCCCTTGGCTCTCAGCTGATATTCAAAATCCGAGGTCTTAAAAGACCTGGCATGGTGTGGATCCACCCCGTTCCTCCAGAATACAGCCTCTCCGCCCTGCTAATAAAAGGCCTTTAGTAGGCACCAACAGGATCTTTTGTCCTTGGGTAGGCAATAAATCCACTTCCCAAAGTAGTCCAAAAAGGGGACtatttaacaaagcaggaaaaaagtatccaatggaaaaaaaagacagtctgttcagcaaatggtgttaggaaaactggacagtgacatgcagaagaatagaACTGggccacttccttacaccatacacaaaaataaattcaaaatggataaaaatatctaaatgtgagacaggaaactatcaaaaccctagaggagaaaacaagcagcaacctctttgacgtCAGTTTTAGCAACTTCTTAGTAGataagggaagaaagggaagaaggggaagaaagggaaataaaaacaaaagtgaactattgggacctcatcaagataaaaaactctTTACAGTGAAGTAAACGATAAAAGTTTATAagagcaactgacagaatgggagaagatatttgtaaatgatatctgataaagtgttagtatccaaaatcaataaagatattACCAAacgcaacaacaacaacaacaacaacaacaacaaaacaatccagtgaataaatgcacagaagagatgaatagacacttttccaaagaagacatccagatggctaacagacacgtgaaattgttgtcaacattactcatcatcagggaaatacaaatcaaaaccacaatgagatactactacctCACACCTAgaataatggctaaaatgaaccCAGGAAATAAagaatgttggtgaggatgtggagaaaggagaacgcttttgcactgttgggaatgcaatctggcgcagccactctggaaaacattatggattttccttaaaaaattaaaaaatagaaccaccctatgatgcagcaattgcactactaggtatttatccaaaggatacaaaaatgctgatacaagggcatgtgcaccccaatatttatagcagcactatcaagaatagccaaattatggaaagaggtaTCAGTCCATtagctgatgaatgggtaaaaaatgaatggagatgtatgtatgtatgtgtgtatgtgtatacatacacacatacatacatacatacacaatggaatactatttgatgatgaaaaagaattaaatcttgccatttgtgacaacgtggatggaactaaattGTGGtgtgctaagagaaataagttagagaaaggcaaatatgatttaattcttatgtggaatttgagaaacacaagagatgagtaaaaggaaaggaaaggaaaaataacattaaaacagagaagaaggtaaatcataagtgactcttaaatacagagaacaaactaaggattgCTGGAGGGCAGGTGTGTGGGGTAATTGATTAAATgtgtgatgagcattaaggagggcactttttgggatgagcactaggtgtcatatgtaagagataaatcactgggttctactactgaaaccaagactacactgtagtatgttaattcattaaaattatatatataatataatatattatattataaaattatacatatcagtgatatataattatatcagtaataattataattatatatacatatatgtgtattatatataaattataaagcattatTGTACATGTGCTATTTTAAAACCCcatggaaactgaaaaaaataaaactgaatttaacaaaaaaaggataattttggggcgcctgggtggcgcagtcggttaagcgtccgacttcagccaggtcacgatctcacggtccgcgagttcgagccccgcgtcgggctctgggctgatggctcggagcctggagcctgtttccgattctgtgtctccctctctctctgtccctcccccattcatgctctgtctctctctgtcccaaaaataaaataaacgttgaaaaaaaaaattaaaaaaaaaaaaaaaaggataattttattccaaaattGTTTTTGCATTCTGCATTTCATTTAGTAGCAATAGTGTTGATActtacgttttatttttttttcttaatgttttggtAGCTTTGAACAGTGAACTCAGCTGTGAAAGGAGAGATGGACTACTTTTTCATTATATGATTGTTGTAATGAATTGAGAGTGTGTTAAAGTCCCtctaaaatgttaatttctaatatttttggattttaacAGTGTATTGCATCTTTCTaagtagaataaaaaaacattaaacctTCAGTGATATTAAAGTTACATGGTTATAAAATGGGTATGATCAGAGGCACTGAAGTAGTATTATGCACAGTGCCTTACTTATGGGGACATAAGAAAGTCTAaggatttaatatatatgtaaagtacttaaaaCTGGCTGGCACATAGAAAGTCATCAGTAAATACTAACATTAGCTTGAATTTTACAGAAGCTCACAATTAGAAAAATCCTTGTCTCACcttaaaatcaaaactacatcaaattaatttcattttgtgacCTAATCTCAATGAACATCACCATGTGACCTATTTCTCCCCAGTAACCAAACTTATCCAAATGTATCATTCCCAGGTCAAGTTCAATTTATGAAAAAGTATtatgtatttcttcttcctctatacacagaaaataaaatgggaatcattTTGGAATTATGATGCTCAGGGAAATTTAgtgaaatatatgtaattatgggacacctgggtgactcagttggttaatcatctgactttagctcaggtcatgatctcacagttcttgggtttgagccctgcattgggctatcttctgtcagcacagagcctgcttcagatcctctgtctccctctctcttccagcccttccccactcagtttctctccctctctcaataaataaacattttttaaaagagagggaTATATGTAATTACATcataaatgtacaaaaatcacAAGGGTAGGTGTATGTTTCTTGTTGAAAATACCCAGGAAATATGGTATTAAGGCATGGGGTCacacatataatttattaaaaatacatgttgaagctttcagaaaggagaaaaaaaagaatctaccaTCTGAAGGGTAGTAGATCAAAATAATGGTAAATGGAGCAATGCCTTTGAATTTCAGAAGGAAACTGGGTATTAACcttgaatcaaataaaaaataaagagaaaatgaagacgTTTTTACACATACATGGACCAAAAATATTAACCTGCTATGAAGTTATTAAGAAGCTCTGTGAAAATGTTTATTAGCAAAATGAGATGAAGCCTGATGTATTATGAGTGGTGGCCCTGCTCGAGTTTGGTTGGTTGATAATCTCAATTGATAATATCTAAAGTTGGTAAACCAAGAAATAACAGCACTAGCATTAATTTAGACATGTGTCATAAATACAGTATAAATAGCTAAAAGAATTTTAAGTGGTTGGTTTTGAAAAGGAGAGGTTGGAGCAAGATCATCATTGTTTCATTATAATAGGTTTAGAATTTGAAGTTTAAATTCTGTACATGagtacctcaataaaaaaaaaactatattaagTTTTAGttctataaaaaaatacatgttgaaattTATACAAATCTCTAATTTGTCTATTTGATATTTAACAGAAGgcaaaatacaattatatatgaCAGGTCAATTCATActcctaaaaatatttattcataaagtTCAAACTCAACTCCATATGGAAACTTTTAGTATTTTCCTGTGCGTCTGGCACTATTCCAAGTGAATGGTTGTCATCAATGAACTTGATAAGGTTTTGTGAGCAAAACCCTAGGcattcattcctttattatccCAATTTATACATGAAGAATCAAAGGAAATagaagttaattaacatatctgAGGTCACTAAAAATGGTGAAGTCAGGAAAAAAAGTCCACTTGCTTTGAATTCTAAAAGACAACTATTCTGTATCAACAACCATTAAATTATGAACAGGGATTTCAACAtggcaatttttaaattctcGAGGTGGAGACATGTGGTGCTGATAAACAAATGATTatgcaaataaattatatttgtttttaagggaCCACACTTGTTTAATTGGGGTATTTGAAGGACAAtggaataaatgtgtgtgttacTCTGTACCTAAGGGAACAGAGAGGCAAACAAGTGAAATTTACCCTAAGGACAGTGCACatagatttttaatttcacaCAAATCTCTGTGGTAGAGAGATTTTTTGGGGGAAGCTATTTAACCTCCTTAGCTCGTTGGTAATGCATGGTCCTGGCAACAAGGGAAGATTAATCACTCTGGATAATTTTGTTCATTCACATAGACATCTTTCTGGTGATATTCAgaggaaaaagtaataaaaggtaATCATTTCTATGTAGTATTTCAGAAAAAATAGATTCACTTGATACcaaaaattaattgaatattAGGTTTTATGATGACCAAACATTATACTGCTTAGGTGAGAAGTTACTTTATTCAACATCATCAGCCTTGCCTTTTCAACACAACTACAAgtaacactaaaaaataatatatttacatatttaattcagTATAAATATTCGTGAAATAACAGTACTTTActagttttatgtatttaccaCATGTCTGATATCATACATTCTTAAGAAATATTCAATAACAAGAGAAGTAAAACTGGGCTAAGAcaatgtttaaattaaattttatataaatatatttgatattgCAAGACTAAGAGATACAATGGAATTAAGACATTGTAAAATGAGGGTGTTACCAAAATGGATAGAGGgtctaaatatatttgtaaattctaTCCAGGGTAATGAAttcagagggagagaatggaagGATGGATCAATAGAACCACTGGaactgattttattcttttggggcTGTTTCACCACATCCAGGCCCCAAAGGTTCTCTTCACTCTCATCTTCCTGGTTTTCCTTGCAGCCCTTGTTGGCAATGTAATGATGATGATTCTTATTTGGTTTGATTCTCGCCTCCATACTCCTATGTATTTCCTTCTCAGTCAACTCTCCTTGATGGATCTTTTATATAGCTCTACTTTTGTCCCAAAGATAGCCATTGACTTTTTGTCTGGAAGAAACAGCATTTCCTATATTGGTTGTGGAATTCAGCTTTTCCTCTTCATGACTATTGTGGGAGCAGAGTGTCTTCTTCTGGCAGTAATGGCTTATGACCGTTATGTAGCTATATGCCGCCCCCtccattactcagtactcatgtGCCCCATAGTCTGTGCATTCATGGTGACTGGCACATGGCTAAGTGCACTTCTCAATGCCTTAATCCATGTTATCTATACTCTGAGTCTCCCTTACTGTGCTTCCAGGGAAATCCATCATTTCTTTTGTGAGATCCCAGCACTCCTGAAACTCGTTTGTGCTGACACTTCTCTTTATGAAAATGGCCTTTTTGTCAGTGGTGTTGTCTTTCTCCTTTTGCCAATATCTGCCATCATGGCCTCTTATGGCCAGATTGTTTCCACTGTTTTGGGATTAAGAGCAAACCTGGGGACAAGAAAAGCTTTGGCAACCTGTTCTTCTCATATAATTGCGGTGTCTCTCTTCTATGGAACAGCCAtcatcaaatattttctccccaaagCCTATCACACTGCTGAGCAGGACAAAGTGGTCTCTGTCTTCTACACTATCCTTACCCCCATGCTCAACCCCCTCATCTATAGTCTACGAAACAAAGAGGTGGCTGGAGCTCTCAGGAAAGTCCTGGGAAGATGATTACcttaataaattgataaatgttGATAATAGTAGATGAAATGACAGATCTTGTTTGCAGAAGGATATTACTACAACAGAGACAGGCAATATACAGAAAGTAAATGCTACTTGTCTGTAGACACTTCATGGCTAATTTCACTCTATCTTTGGCACACTGCTAATGGAGCAGAGCACTGTTATGCCTCATATaatctttcaaatttattaagCAAAATGCTGTAAGTTAGAAATAAACCAGTCAGCAATCAATATAAAACATAGctgtttttattgtctttatttttgtattaaacaaaaggaaaatgtggaCCCCATGTGACGCTGACCCCATACTAAGTTTTATACTAAttcttcctaaaaatattaacattgtgAAACCCTTTCTTATGCATGTGTACTATGATAAAATTCTTGTTTTGAAGcatagggaaaaaataagagagacagtgtcaaatcaagaaacaaaattttaattatagaggacaaacaggtggttaccagagggcaggaggtggag
This window encodes:
- the LOC122229515 gene encoding olfactory receptor 56-like, translated to MEGWINRTTGTDFILLGLFHHIQAPKVLFTLIFLVFLAALVGNVMMMILIWFDSRLHTPMYFLLSQLSLMDLLYSSTFVPKIAIDFLSGRNSISYIGCGIQLFLFMTIVGAECLLLAVMAYDRYVAICRPLHYSVLMCPIVCAFMVTGTWLSALLNALIHVIYTLSLPYCASREIHHFFCEIPALLKLVCADTSLYENGLFVSGVVFLLLPISAIMASYGQIVSTVLGLRANLGTRKALATCSSHIIAVSLFYGTAIIKYFLPKAYHTAEQDKVVSVFYTILTPMLNPLIYSLRNKEVAGALRKVLGR